In Pristiophorus japonicus isolate sPriJap1 chromosome 31, sPriJap1.hap1, whole genome shotgun sequence, the genomic stretch ctgaattccccatttgatttattagtgactgtcgtatattgatggccccgagttccgctctccctccacaagtggaaacatcttctccatgtcGACacctatcgaaacctttcataatctacacatctccatcagctcacccctcagtcttctcttttaccAGATCCCCAGTCTGAGCACTCTTTCCATATAGCTGTGACCTCTCAGATctagcatcatccttgtaaatcagttTTTGCAGCTTCTCCTTTTTGtaaatgtagaccagaactgtgcacaatgctccaagtgtggtctaacccagatatatggagaccggaaatttgcacaatgctccaagtgtggtctaacacagtatatggagaccagaacgatgcaccgtactccaagtgtggtctaaccaagttatatagagagcagaactgtgcacagtgctccaagtttggtctaaccgACGTTGGCAGCAAATCTAACAGAACTTATTTGTTTTCAAATTCCATACTTCCCGAAATGATCCtcagtgcttggtttgcatttttatggtTATAATTATGAGGGAGGTACTGAGGGACCATCGCACTGTCGGACGGAGAATTctcagggagggctgcactgttggagggtctgtAGTGAGACAGCGTCGCAATTTCGAAGGTggaatctttcaaatgagacattgaacctgagccctgtctgccctctcaggtggaatttaaaagatcccacggccattattttgaagaagaacagcggggagttctccaatatttatccctcaaacatcaaCAAAAGAAAAATGTGCTGCTCATTTACCcatgttgctgtttgtaggagctggctGTGTATTGTGGCATCCTCCTTTCTCGCAACAAGTGTCTTCATTCCTCAAAGTACAGAAGCATTGCAAAACCTGTTGATTCCACTCAGAAAAGAGGATGCTTATATCATTGCCGGTCATTGGGCCAGTTGGAGATTAAAGTCCATCTACAAAGTATTTATGCCCAGAAATAGGCCATTGTGTCCCGCCGCTCCATTCcggggtttatgttccacaccagcctcctccctcccgtctccatctcaccccatcaccatatccttctattcctttctccacacTTGTGTTTATCCAGCGTCCCCTTAAATgtctctctgctattcgcctcaacccctccctgagggaatgatttccacattctcacccctctctgggtaaagaagtttctcctgaattctccattggatttattagtgactgtcgtatattgatggcccctagttctggtctcccccacaagtggaaacgtcttctcttcgtctaccctatcgaaccctttcataatcgtaatcacctccatcaggtcacccctcagcgttTATTTTCTCGAGCAATGAGTACCAGCCTTTAGTGATAGTTATAACCTCccagttctggtatcgtccttgtcaaTCTTTTTTTCACCTTCTCCTGTTTGCAAaatggagaccagacctgtgcacagtgttccaattgtggtctaaccacggtatataaagaccagaactgtgcatagtgctacAAATGTGGACATACcaaggtatatggtgaccagaactgtgcacagtgctcaagggtggtctaacccaggtatatggagaccggaactgtgcacaggtctccaagtgcggtctaaccacggTTTATGGAGAATAAAACTCATGCACGGTACTCCATTTCTGCTCTCACCCaagtatatggagatcagaactgtgcacagtgctccaagtgtggtccaacccaggtatttgGTGACCAGATctttgcacagtgctccaagtgtggacataccaaggtatatggtgaccagaactgtgcacagagctccaagtgtggtctaatccaggtataaggagaccagaactgtgcacagtgctccaagtgtggtctaatccaggtataaggagaccagaactgtgcacagtgctccaagtgtggtctaacctaggtatatggagaccagaactctgcagagttctccaagtgtggtctaacccaggtatatggagaccagaactgtgcacagcgctcCGAGTTTGGTCTCACCGACTTTGGCAGCAAATCTAACAGAACTTATTTGCTTTCGAATTCCATACTTCCCAAAATGATCTCcggtgcttggtttgcatttttatggtCATAATTATGAGGGAGGTACTGAGGGGCCATCGCAATGTCGGAGGGTCTTTAGTGAGACAGCGTCGCAATTTCGAAGGTGGAATCTtgtaaatgagacattaaacctcggccccatctgccctcacaggtggaatgtaaaagatcccacggccattattttGAACAAGGACTGAGGGGagttctccaatatttatccctcaaacatcaaCAAAAGAAAAATGAGCTGCTCATTTCCCcatgttgctgtttgtaggagctggctGTGCATTGTGGCATCTTCCTCTCTCGCAACAAGTGTCTTAATTCCTCAAAGTATAGAAGCATTGCAAAACCTGTTGATTCCACTCAGAAAAGTGCATGTTTACACCATTGCCGGTCATTGGGACAGTTGGAGATTAAAGTCCAACTACAAAGTATTTACAGTTCAGAAACAGGCCACTGGGTCCTAGCGCTCCGTGTCAGGGTttttgctccacaccagcctcctccttcccgtctccatctcaccccatcaccatatccttctttttctttctccctcatgtgtttatccagcatccccttaaatgtatctctgctattcgcctcaaccccgccCTGTGGGAGTGAttgccacattctcacccctctctgggtgaagaagtttctcctgaattcccctttggatttattagtgactgtcgtatagtgatggcccctagttctggtctccctcacaagtggaatcatcttatctatgtctaccctatcgaaccctttcataatcgtaaacacctccatcaggtcacccctcagcttttctTTTCTAAAGCAATGAGTACCAGCCATTAGTGATAGTTTTAACCTCCCAGTTCTGGTATCgtacttgtaaatctttttttcatCTTCTCCTGTTTGCAATATGGAGactggaactgtgcacagtgctacaAATGTGGACATACcaaggtatatggtgaccagaactgtgcacagtgctcaagggtggtctaacccaggtatatggagaccagaactgtgcacagtgctccaagtgtggtctaaccacgatTTATGGAGACCCAAATTCGTGCACGATACTCCATGTCTGCTGTAACCCAAGTATATGGAGGTcagaactgtgcacattgctcaaaatgtggtccaacccaggtatatggtgaccagaactgtgcacaattctCCAAGTTTGGACATACcaaggtatatggtgaccagaaatgtgcacaatgctccaagtgtggtctaacccaggtatatgtagaccagaactgtgcacattgctccaagtgtggtctaatccaggtatatggagaccagaactgtgcacactgcgACAAGTGTGTCCAAGGAAGGTTGGCtgcaaatttaacataacttcgTTGCTTTTGAATTCCATACTTCCCAAAATGAAGGGACCGTCCTTCACATGAGACTTTATACCAACGCCCATTCTGTTCTCttgtgtggatgtaaaagatcccaacggCCATTATTGCAtgaagaacagaggagttctctCCCGTGTtctgcggccaatatttatccataaaTATCACGCCAGTTGTATCGGACAAAGATTCAATGCTGCTAAATTGCAGCCTCCAATCTGATCGGTAAATATCTACCGAGTTGCTTTTGTACAGTGCCGAGACAAGATCTGACACCATCTCCTCACGAATCATGTGATCGGTTGTCATCAGTGAAAGGAAATGGGTTGGTCTGTACAGGAGAGGAAGGGAATATCTGAAGGCAGAACTCTCCGACTTCGAACAAGCAGGTCAGACAAGCAGAGTCTCTCGGTCACTCTTCGTCTTGTATTTGCAACAGGAGCCCAGCAGACACACGTAATTCTACTGATCACAATCGACTTTAAAGATTTCCATGGGGATCGATAGGGTACCagtttgattcctggaatgagagggttatcaatgtcggcggggcagtactgagtgagtgctgcactgtcggaagggcagtactgagtgagtgccgcactgtcggtggagcagtactgagggagtgccacactgtcaggtgGTACAtattgagggtgtgctgcactgacggcggggcagtactgactgcgggctgcactgtcggaggggcagtactgagggagcgccacactgtcggaagggcagtagtgagggagagctgcatttgcCATTGGTGGGTGGAGATATTAAGATGGCCCACGAGGTCACGTGAACACATTCGCGGGTGATGGTCGAACAGATGCAGCTTCCTTCAATGCCTCTTAATATTaacagtttgtatttatatagcgcctttaatggagtgcaacttctcaaagcgcttcgcaggagcgttatcagacacaatttgaccccgagtcacataagtagatattaggcacaggtggccaaaagctgggtcaaagaggtcggtttttaaagagcgccttcaaggaggagagagaggtggagaggtttagtgagggaatttcagagctttgggccaaggcagctgaaggcacggccatggtTGACAGCCTgtctcatccaccgggctcacaaccacctgccccatcgtggatcccccgaacccaacgggctgcggttttattgagttttgtgaacatcacgtgactgcataagccactcccaactcaacagcccgacaaacctgtgagcatactcactgcttccccttttTAGAAGCAAGATTTTtgcacaatatttcaaaagattacttatcgtgattacaattttacaaattcgacttCTGAGCCTGAATATGTTGCTATAAGCTTTTAACTTCCTCCTGCTCCGACTGCCATTTCTATGCTGTAAGCCGGCTAGGCCCATTTTCCACATTATTGTTTGCTGCCGGAGATTGTCTTGGGGAATTTCTGCTTTTTGGGTGTATAGCCTGGGATTCCTGCcttctatcttcctgtgtcctcttgaatGTCCCTGGAAACCTTACATCCGTCCTCATGTTAGcattcttcctaagatcttgatcgtcccagttatcaaaatcctgtCCAGTTGGCTCGCGTTTCCTCACTGGTCTTCCGAACTGAAACCCAactccccccgcccctccgcccCACTGGATGGTACAGAAATTCCGCTGAAATCAGCCGCTGTCTCTTTTGTCATATTAATCCAATGAATATTAGTCATTACAATGGTTCTGGAATCCCGACATGAGGAATGTACTGCCTTGCACTTCACTGCATATGCTGCATAATCTAcactgttctgatcggtttccacccagtgaagtctttgattatcgttgTATTTAGCTGCCGCTACAAAGTGTTGCCTTACTTGGCACCGCTAGCTTCGTTCCCACTTGAACCCACACTGTTGTATGGTCGCCATTACACCTATGACATCGAGTCGCCTTGGTTTCATAACCCTCCCTGAGACTACGGTTCACCCTCTCCTACGTGTGTCCACCTCGATGACTGTGAAACGCTACTACTGctggtaatgggtgaaattccttaatattgTTCTCTGCCATAGAGGTGGCTATCTTGCCAGCATTCTCcaaagagagatcatccatacctaacaattttcaTTGGATGCGTTCATCCGTTAGTCCACATAAAATTTATTTCAAAGAGCATTATCCAAAATCGCAGTGCAGAGATAATTTTCCTTTGGCAATAAAGtgttcactgatggtttcatcatCAAGTGTTGGCATCTCATTGTGaacttatagctctctgctatttctaaaagGTGTGGATCAAAATGTTTCTCCAATATCTTCAGTGTGTCTGAGAAAGAAGCATCATAAACGTTTCTTGAGGTTAACAAATTCTCTAAGATGCCATGATTCTCTGCACCAATCATAACTGACAGAATAGATTTCCTCATCCCTGAACTGCTTAATTGCTTAAGTGCGATTCAGCAACACCTGCTGAGACGTCACGAATGTCATTAGTTGTAAAAAAACCATTTGTAATCTTTAACTGTAGGATCTAAACGACTCCTTCTTCCTGTCAAAGGCTCCCCAATTACTCAAATAACTCGTTGTCACATCTATTTTGCCTTCTTAACTTAATAGccgttagaccaatatgtcgacgaaccaactaggggggaggccatcttcgactgggtgttgtgtaatgagagaggattaatgagcaatctcgttgtgcgaggccccttggggaagagtgaccataatatggtggaattctgcattaggatggagaatgaaacagttaattcagagaccatggtccagaacttaaagaagggtaactttgaaggtatgaggcgtgaattggctaggatagattggcgaatgatactgaaggggttgactgtggatgggcaatggcagacatttagagaccgcatggatgaactacaacaattgtactttcctgtctgtcgtaaaaataaaaaagggaaggtggctcaaccgtggctatcaagggaaatcagggatagcattaaagccaaggaagtggcatacaaattggccagaaatagcagagaacccggggactgggagaaatttagaactcagcagaggaggacaaagggtttgattagggcagggaaaatggagtacgagaagaagcttgtagggaacattaagacggattgcaaaagtttctatagatatgtaaagagaaaaaggttagtaaagacaaacgtaggtcccctgcagtcagaatcaggggaagtcataacggggaacaaagaaatggcggaccaattgaacaagtactttgattcggtattcactgaggaggacacaaacaaccttccggatataaaaggggtcagagggtctagtaaggatgaggaactgagggaaatccttattagtcgggaaattgtgttggggaaactgatgggattgaaggccgataaatccccaggggctgatggactgcatcccagagtactgaaggaggtggccttggaaatagtggatgcattgacagtcattttccaacattccattgactctggatcagttcctgtggagtggagggtagccaatgtaaccccactttttaaaaaaggagggagagagaaaaccgggaattacagaccggtcagcctgacatcggtagtcggtaaaatgatggaatcaattattaaggatgtcatcgcagtgcatttggaaagaggtaatatgataggtccaagtcagcatggatttgtgaaagggaaatcatgcttgacaaatcttctggaattttttgaggatgtttccagtcgagtggacaagggagaaccagttgatgtggtatatttggactttcagaaggctttcgacaaggtcccacacaagagattaatgtgcaaagttaaagcacatgggattgggggtagtgtgctgacatggattgagaactggttgtcagacaggaagcaaagagtaggagtaaatggggacttttcagaatggcagacagtgactagtggggtaccgcaaggttctgtgctggggccccagctgtttacactgtacattaatgatttagacgaggggattaaatgtagtatctccaaatttgcggatgacactaagttgagtggcagtgtgagctgcaaggaggattctatgaggctgcagagcgacttggattggttaggtgagtgggcaaatgcatggcagatgaagtataatgtggataaatgtgaggttatccactttggtggtaaaaacagagagacagactattatctgaatggtgacagattaggaaaagggcaggtgcaaagagacctgggtgtcatggtacatcagtcattgaaggttggcatgcaggtacagcaggcggttaagaaagcaaatggcatgttggccttcatagcgaggggatttgagtacaagtgcagggaggtgttgctacacttgtacagggccttggtgaggccacacctggagtattgtgtacagttttggtctcctaacctgaggaaggacattcttgctattgagggagtgcagcgaaggttcaccagactgattcccgggatggcgggactgacctatcaagaaagactggatcaactgggcttgtattcactggagttcagaagaatgagaggggacctcatagaaacgtttaaaattctgacggggttagacaggttcgatgcaggaagaatgttcccaatgttggggaagtccagaaccaggggacacagtctaaggataagggggaagccatttaggaccgagatgaggaggaatttcttcacccagagagtgatgaacctgtggaattctctaccacagaaagttgttgaggccaattcactaaatatattcaaaaaggagttagatgaagtccttactacgaggggaatcaaggggtatggtgagaaagcaggaatggggtactgaagttgcatgttcagccatgaactcattgaatggcggtgcaggctagaagggccgaatggcctactcctgcacctattttctatgtttctatttttctatctctctcaataatcttgaattgcttttcaatgacaCTAAATGGCTGCCCTTAAGCTGTGTTTGTTCGTTCAATAATATTcatggttctttgtttaagaattcctcGGGGCTCATTTGTATTCATCactcgttggtttattagcaaaagttttaacaatcagactacacattaccagttcgtccaccaagctcacaaccacctgccccatcatggatcccccgaacccaacgggctggggttttattgagttttgtgtacatcacgtgactggctaagccagtcccaatgcaacagctctaccaacctgtgagcaattTCATAGGTGCATAAATTGCAggggaggatgcgcaagaggccagagttggaggagtgcagagatctcggagcattATAGGGGTTGGAGGTGCTTTCAGAAATAGCGAGGGATGGGGCTAGGAGGCATTGTCGGGacaaaagccaatgtaggtcagcgaacaacattggagtgatgggtgaatgggactcggtgtgagttaaaaggtgggagttttggatgagcttacgaTTAGGGAAGCTAGCCAGAAATGCGTTGGCCTGGATATGTCTAGAGGAAACGAGTGTTTCAACATCAGATAGACTGAGGTGGGCGATCTAACGGAGATAGAATTATCATGCCAAACTTCGTGATTGCAGTACttgggtcaaacatagaaacatagaaacatagaaaacaggtgcaggagcaccccttttagcctgcaccgccattcaatgagttcatggctgaacatgaaatttcaggacgcccttcctgctttcacgccataccccttgatcccccgagtagtaaggacttcatctaactcccttttgaatatatttagtgaattggcctcaactactttctgtggtagagaattccacaggttcaccactctctgggtgaagaagtttctcctcatctcggtcctaaatggcttaccccttatccttagactgtgacccctggttctggacttccccaacattgggaacattcttccggcatccaacctgtccaaacccgtcagaattttaaacgtttccatgaggtcccccctcacccccccgaactccagtgaatacaagcccagtcgatccagtctttcttgataggtcagtcccaccatcccgggaatcagtctggtgaatcttcgctgcactccctcaatagcaagaatgtccttcctcaagttaggagatcaaaattgtacacaatactccaggtgtggcctcaccaaggccccgtacaactgcagcaacacctccccgcccctgcaCCCAAATTCccccgctatgaaggctaacatgccatttgctttcttaaccgcctgctgtacctgcatgccatccttcaatgactgatgcaccatgacacccaggcctcgccgCACcctcccttctcctaatctgtcaccgttcagataatagtctgtctctctgtccccaccaccaaagtggataatctcacatttatgcacattatacttcatctgccacgcatttgcccactcacctaacctatccacgtcactctgcagcctcatagcatcctccccgcagctcacaccgccacgaaCTCAGCGCCAACCGCAAACTTGGAGACACTACATCCAATCCCCTCGTCCacatcatcaatgtacaatgtaaacagctggggccccagcacagaaccccgtggcaccccactagtcactgcccgccactccGAAAAGtaccattcactcctactctttgcttcctgtctgacaaccagttctcaatccatgtcagcacactacccccaatcccatgtgctttaactttacacattaatctcttgtgtgggaccttgtcgaaagccttctgaaattccaaatataccacatcaactggttctcctttgtccactttactggaaacatcctcaataaattccagaaggttgtcaagcatgatctccctttcacaaatccatgctgacttggacctatcatgtcaccattttccaaatgcgctgatatgacatcctttataattgattccatcattttacccactactgaggtcaggctgaccggtctataattccctgttttctctctccctccttttttaaaaagtggggttacattggctaccctccactcgataggaactgatccagagtcaatggaatgttggaaaatgactgtcaatgcatccgctatttccaaggccacctccttaagtactctgggatgcagtccatcaggccctggggatttatcggccttcaatcccatcaatttccccaacacaatttcccaactaataaagatttccctcagtttctcctccttactcgaccctctgaccccttttatatccgtaacACTGACggattcttctctctctctctcactttgcttcctccctctctctcaatcctgctctccatctctctctctctcccttgctccctctctctctctcactccgcctctctctgtctctctccacttaTTCAGGTGGGACATCTGAAATGGAGCCCGAGGATCTTCAGCTGACCAACTCCAGCGAGGTTCCGCACAATGTCCCGGCGACTAGGAACGACTCCAGCATTAGTCGAGCGATGCAAGTCAGCTCTATTGTGATCTATGTCGTCACCTGCATCCTGGGCGTGTTGGGCAATGGGCTGGTCATCTGGGCCACCGGCTTCAAGCTGAAGAGAACGGCCTGCACCGTCTGGTTGCTGAGCCTCGCCATGGCCGACTTCACCATCTCTCTTGTGCTCCCGCTCTCCATCACCGAACTTGCCCTGGGCCACCACTGGCCCTTCGGCTGGCTGCTCTGCAAGCTTCACTTCTGGATGCTGCCCCTCTGTGAGCACGCCAGCATCTTCACGCTGGTTGCCATCAGCGTGGACCGCTGCTTCTCGTTGGTGCTGCCCATCTGGTCCCGGAACCACTGCGGCCCACGGCTGGCCGCCCTGCTCAGCCTGGGGGTGTGAGTGGTGGCCGCCTTCCTGAGCGCACCAGCTTTCGTTTTCCATCAATTGGTATTGCAGGGCAACCGCACGCTGTGCGACACCATATTCATTCCTGAAGCCTGGTACCAAGCGCAGATCCTCAGCTTCTTCTTCAGTGCATTCCTCCTCCCATTCCTGGTCATCGCTGCCAGCTACACCATCATCGGGCTGAGGCTGAGGTGGGGCCGCTTGGTTCCCAGCGGCGGCAAGCCATTCAGGGTCATGGCCGCCATCATCCTGGCCTTCCTCCTGTGCTGGACGCCCTACAACATCTGTTCTATCCTCGTCCTGCTCCAGCCACGCAGCGAGCCATTGCCCCTGGCGCTGACCGTGGGCATGTGGCTCAGCTACAGCCTGGCCTACTTCAACAGCTGCATCAACCCCGTCCTCTACGTCTTCATGTGGCAGGACTTCAGGGACTTGCTCAAGAAGTCGCTTcaacgggtcaacaaccagggggaatcaatgcaaagtaatttgtaggaggtttagaggtgatttgtggGTGCGTTTCTTCACCAAGAGGTTGGTTGGTgtttgaaactcactgcctgaaagggtggcagagacagaaaccctcactgcatttaaaaagtaattaatGTATCTGACAGAGATTTAGTGCAACCTCTGTAAGACACAACATTTTTTTGTctcattttctgctaataactgtgcttgcaaagtgctgcagtatggcTGAAAACATGGGTTGCCCAATTTTGTATCGACCCCAAGGCTTTTTCGAATTTAAAACATTTTCCGATGTGTTTTAACATCTGACAGCTGCAAAGAGACAGTTCTGACAGGCTTTGTCTGGGAACTGTGACGAGAAGAAAATGAAAGACCTATTCATGGTGAAAGGCTATCCCTTTGTTTTAGACCAGACAATTACATACACGGTGGACAAACGTCCAGAAAACAAGCAAAGGATGGCGGTAACACATGAGGTCAGTGCTGCAGTCAATGTGAGTGGTATCCGGTCAGTTACCGAGGGAATCAGGGGGTTAATTTCCAATCGATGACTAAGGCTGGAGTTAACTCATGTGTTAGAATCTTTGTATTGTATTCACTCAGGTTATAAGCAATTTTTAACTGTTAAGTACTTTATGGGATTGGTTGTGCGGCTTAATAAttagaaattattgtgcatttgatgctattgtgattgcttgtatttcttttgattattctaagtaaaaATAACTCCTGGATCGGGGTGAGAAAAGAAACATCCTGTGTCTGTGTTGTTTTTGTCTCACAGGTCCGAACCCTGCACACTGGAAAGAAAAGTTATTGATTTTACAGGCTAAAACTGCAATATGTTCTTTATGACATCACCAACATGAgcattacacaagatggctcttgctGGAAACTggcatcatgtgacttgtcacatgacccttttcttgttctacatcaggagttgcattgccgcagtagtccaccagggggagctctaaattgcacttctccctccttaatgaagaagtaataataacgtaagaacataagaaataggagcaggagtcggacatttggccccttgagcctgctccaccattcaatacgatcatggctgatctgatcttggcctcaactccacttccctccccgctccccatgctcaaaaatctgtctatctccaacataaatatattcaatgacccagcctctacagctctctggggcagagaattgtctAGATTTACAATCATcttcgagaagaaattcctcctcatcccagtttataatgggcgatcccttattcagaaactatggcccctagttctagatttccctatGGGGACGAatcatcatctctgcatctaccttctcgagcccctcagcatcttatatgttac encodes the following:
- the LOC139240359 gene encoding C3a anaphylatoxin chemotactic receptor-like, whose amino-acid sequence is MEPEDLQLTNSSEVPHNVPATRNDSSISRAMQVSSIVIYVVTCILGVLGNGLVIWATGFKLKRTACTVWLLSLAMADFTISLVLPLSITELALGHHWPFGWLLCKLHFWMLPLCEHASIFTLVAISVDRCFSLVLPIWSRNHCGPRLAALLSLGGNRTLCDTIFIPEAWYQAQILSFFFSAFLLPFLVIAASYTIIGLRLRWGRLVPSGGKPFRVMAAIILAFLLCWTPYNICSILVLLQPRSEPLPLALTVGMWLSYSLAYFNSCINPVLYVFMWQDFRDLLKKSLQRVNNQGESMQSNL